A part of Pectinatus sottacetonis genomic DNA contains:
- a CDS encoding rod-binding protein has product METINPILSSPMMEQAKQAQELKKFKESANQLENAAKTSADNKNDAKLKNACKQFEALFLDLMYKEMRKTVPKDPLLGDSNADNILRSMHDTQMTKELADAGGMGLADMMYKQIKRENVKQPLTAVAHAYKK; this is encoded by the coding sequence ATGGAAACAATAAATCCCATATTGTCTTCGCCTATGATGGAACAGGCAAAGCAGGCTCAGGAATTGAAAAAATTTAAAGAGTCAGCTAATCAATTGGAAAATGCGGCAAAGACTTCGGCAGATAATAAAAATGATGCTAAGTTGAAAAATGCCTGTAAACAATTTGAAGCGTTATTTCTTGATCTGATGTATAAAGAAATGAGAAAGACAGTGCCTAAGGATCCGTTATTAGGTGATTCTAATGCAGATAACATTTTAAGATCAATGCATGATACCCAAATGACTAAGGAATTAGCTGATGCTGGGGGAATGGGCTTAGCTGATATGATGTATAAGCAAATAAAGCGGGAAAATGTAAAACAGCCCTTAACTGCCGTAGCACATGCTTATAAAAAATGA
- a CDS encoding flagellar basal body P-ring protein FlgI, with protein MDKRLKFISCLAVFIMILGIEGMSLAAGVSSAKIKDIAKVEGVRSNQLVGYGLVVGLQGTGDSNKTIETLNSVANMLKNFGVSINTASLKTKNVAAVMVTATLPPFVHAGDTIDFTAASMGDAKSLAGGVLLQTPLKAGNGQVYAVAQGPIATGGYSTSGRSKNITTVGIATNGAIVEQNVEDTLGKDGSISLSVDNADFSTSARIANAINSHFGNVASAVNPGRIEVMVPPYYRNNVVGFVANIENLSVVPDSVAKVVVNERTGTIVMGGNITVDQVAIAQGGLSISIDKSTDVYQPSPYSLGSTIVTKNKNTNVKEQKANTIVLDATANVNDVVGALNAVGATPRDIIAILQAMKSAGALHADLQVI; from the coding sequence ATGGATAAGAGATTAAAATTTATAAGCTGTTTAGCAGTATTTATTATGATACTGGGAATTGAGGGAATGTCTTTGGCGGCAGGTGTTTCTTCAGCAAAAATAAAAGATATTGCAAAAGTTGAGGGCGTGCGTTCCAATCAGCTTGTAGGTTATGGGCTGGTCGTTGGGTTACAAGGGACCGGTGATAGTAATAAAACAATAGAAACTCTTAATTCTGTAGCAAATATGCTTAAAAACTTTGGGGTTAGTATAAATACAGCATCTTTGAAGACGAAAAATGTGGCCGCTGTTATGGTAACGGCAACATTGCCACCATTTGTACATGCTGGTGATACTATTGATTTTACCGCAGCGTCAATGGGAGATGCGAAAAGCTTGGCTGGAGGGGTATTACTCCAGACACCATTAAAAGCTGGTAATGGACAGGTCTATGCGGTAGCGCAGGGACCTATTGCTACAGGGGGATATTCTACATCGGGACGCAGTAAGAATATTACTACAGTGGGGATTGCTACTAATGGAGCAATTGTTGAACAAAATGTAGAAGATACTTTAGGTAAGGATGGGAGTATTTCATTGTCAGTTGATAATGCTGATTTTTCCACCTCTGCAAGAATAGCCAATGCAATAAATTCTCATTTTGGAAATGTAGCATCAGCAGTTAATCCAGGTCGAATCGAAGTAATGGTGCCACCATATTATCGTAATAATGTAGTAGGATTTGTCGCTAATATTGAAAATTTATCAGTTGTACCAGATTCAGTGGCTAAAGTAGTAGTAAATGAACGAACAGGAACAATTGTCATGGGAGGCAATATAACTGTTGATCAGGTGGCTATTGCTCAGGGTGGTCTTAGTATAAGTATTGATAAATCAACAGATGTGTATCAACCTTCTCCATATAGCTTGGGAAGTACGATTGTGACAAAAAATAAGAATACTAATGTTAAAGAACAAAAAGCCAATACTATTGTGTTGGATGCTACAGCAAATGTAAACGATGTTGTAGGGGCATTGAATGCAGTTGGAGCAACACCACGGGATATTATTGCCATATTGCAGGCTATGAAATCTGCCGGAGCGTTGCATGCAGACTTGCAGGTTATATAA
- a CDS encoding flagellar basal body L-ring protein FlgH has protein sequence MNLRKVVIIIFLLCSAFFYQQSFVHAQSLWSESQTNSSMNLFADRKARNIGDILTVIISESSSSSATKSTSNGKTASNSLNGGVGIFSFLAQASAGQSDSFKANGSAKDTNTVSGKITVTVVDIQPNGNMIVQGTQSIWQNKDEHKITLRGVVRPDDVAYDNTVPSYLVADATLKFDGKGPLNAKQRQGILSQIFNILF, from the coding sequence ATGAATTTAAGAAAAGTTGTAATTATAATATTCCTTTTATGCAGTGCTTTTTTTTATCAGCAGTCTTTTGTTCATGCCCAATCTTTATGGTCTGAATCACAGACTAATTCTTCAATGAATTTATTTGCAGATAGAAAGGCACGAAATATAGGAGATATATTGACAGTTATTATAAGTGAATCTTCTTCTTCAAGTGCTACAAAATCCACCAGTAATGGAAAAACGGCTAGTAATTCGCTTAATGGCGGAGTTGGAATATTTAGTTTTTTAGCGCAGGCAAGTGCCGGTCAATCTGATAGTTTTAAGGCAAACGGCTCAGCAAAGGATACTAATACGGTAAGTGGTAAAATAACAGTTACTGTTGTTGATATTCAACCCAATGGTAATATGATTGTACAAGGAACACAGTCCATATGGCAGAATAAAGATGAACATAAAATAACTTTGCGTGGAGTAGTAAGACCGGATGATGTTGCATATGATAATACAGTTCCATCTTATTTGGTGGCAGATGCTACGCTGAAATTTGATGGCAAGGGACCACTTAATGCTAAGCAAAGACAAGGCATTTTGTCACAAATATTTAATATACTCTTTTAA
- the flgA gene encoding flagellar basal body P-ring formation chaperone FlgA, whose translation MIRKIIIVTFALLSLFCTQTLAASAPAQVVIHSKGLIWGKDILLGSIADISCEDPQRYQDLVNMKLGFIGKPGGEKILTAYVLRLQIQSSGVDSSNISWSMPQSVEVTRASQTVSADKIIAAAKAEMKRVILQTGETRQWTAEILTAPSDMVIPPGQLTLKAEIPYGVKYAVPTVVYVYLQVKGQTVDKALCRLQMHLYDNVVVASKPLRANEILTAADLHIEKKEIGAINTDYLTKISDVTGKMSRYPLRPGDILKARLLVMPDIIKRGAPVKIIVKTKGLFVKASGIALMDGSKGEYIRVKNLSTGKIISGKVVDAQTVNVEISD comes from the coding sequence ATGATAAGAAAGATTATCATTGTTACTTTTGCTTTACTTAGCCTATTTTGTACACAGACCTTGGCCGCTTCAGCACCTGCGCAGGTTGTTATTCATAGCAAAGGACTAATATGGGGAAAAGACATACTACTGGGGTCTATTGCAGATATTAGCTGTGAAGATCCGCAGCGATATCAGGATCTTGTAAATATGAAACTTGGTTTTATAGGAAAACCTGGTGGTGAAAAGATACTTACAGCATATGTTTTAAGATTGCAGATACAATCATCAGGTGTCGACAGCAGTAATATAAGCTGGAGTATGCCACAAAGCGTGGAGGTGACACGTGCATCGCAGACAGTTTCTGCTGATAAAATAATCGCAGCAGCAAAAGCAGAAATGAAACGGGTTATTTTGCAAACTGGAGAAACACGTCAATGGACAGCTGAAATTCTGACTGCACCTTCGGATATGGTTATTCCACCGGGGCAGTTAACACTTAAGGCAGAAATCCCCTATGGTGTAAAGTATGCTGTTCCTACTGTTGTATATGTTTATCTGCAAGTAAAAGGGCAGACTGTTGATAAGGCATTGTGTCGTTTGCAGATGCATTTATATGATAATGTAGTAGTTGCCTCTAAGCCATTACGTGCTAATGAAATATTGACTGCAGCTGATTTGCATATAGAAAAAAAAGAAATAGGTGCTATAAACACTGATTATTTGACTAAAATAAGTGACGTAACTGGTAAGATGTCTAGATATCCGCTTAGACCAGGTGATATACTAAAGGCAAGATTATTGGTAATGCCGGATATAATAAAACGCGGGGCACCTGTCAAGATTATTGTAAAAACAAAGGGCCTTTTTGTTAAGGCTAGTGGCATAGCCCTTATGGATGGCAGTAAGGGTGAATATATCCGGGTGAAAAATTTATCAACAGGAAAGATTATAAGTGGTAAGGTAGTTGATGCACAAACTGTTAACGTTGAAATAAGTGATTAA
- the flgG gene encoding flagellar basal-body rod protein FlgG, producing MMRALWTAATGMTTQQQNMDVISNNLANVNTTGYKKQRAEFQDLMYQTLRQPGATSGPNTIYPSAMQAGHGAKLSATNRIFTQGSYQSTDNKTDMMIDGDGFFQVTMPDGTIGYTRDGSFKLDETRRLVTSDGYPLEPEITIPEDAPSDTITIGSDGTVSATPAGADTPEEVGQITVVRFVNPAGLSAQGKNIFYQTNASGDPIESTPGEDGAGTITQGYLEMSNVQVADEMVNMIVAQRAYESNSKAITTSDAMLEIANNLKR from the coding sequence ATGATGAGAGCACTTTGGACTGCGGCGACAGGGATGACTACGCAGCAGCAAAATATGGATGTCATTTCTAATAATTTAGCTAATGTGAATACTACCGGTTATAAAAAACAACGTGCAGAATTTCAGGATTTAATGTATCAGACACTACGTCAACCGGGTGCTACAAGCGGCCCGAATACTATTTATCCATCGGCTATGCAGGCTGGGCATGGTGCTAAGTTATCAGCTACAAATAGAATTTTTACACAAGGCAGTTATCAATCTACTGATAATAAAACTGATATGATGATTGATGGGGATGGTTTTTTTCAGGTTACAATGCCGGATGGAACAATTGGCTATACCCGTGATGGTTCATTTAAACTAGATGAAACACGGCGTTTGGTAACTTCAGATGGGTATCCGTTGGAACCTGAAATTACTATTCCGGAAGATGCACCATCAGATACAATAACTATCGGTTCAGACGGAACAGTATCGGCAACTCCTGCAGGGGCAGATACACCTGAAGAAGTAGGACAGATAACAGTGGTTCGTTTTGTCAATCCAGCAGGATTGTCAGCACAGGGGAAAAATATATTTTATCAGACTAATGCCTCAGGCGATCCTATTGAAAGTACACCGGGGGAAGACGGGGCTGGAACTATAACCCAAGGATATTTGGAAATGTCTAATGTACAAGTAGCTGATGAAATGGTGAATATGATAGTGGCTCAGAGAGCTTATGAATCTAATTCAAAGGCAATAACGACTTCTGATGCGATGCTGGAAATTGCTAATAATCTTAAACGGTAA
- a CDS encoding flagellar hook-basal body protein, with translation MLRGLYTAAVGMITEQIRTNTIANNLANVNTNGYKKDETISEEFQSVLLHRINDSTQKGNIFDLQNIDTARNYLLKGTVADTGSGEAVIGSLGRGAKIAEIAVIRDQGPMENTGNKLDLAITGQGYFAINTPQGVRYTRDGNFYRSAAGQLVTANNQAVLNTSGGAINLPANTDNIAIGADGTITANGNSLGKIELAGFSDRGALLKEGDNLYRPQKGANPQTATGSIQQGWLEKSNVNVAREMVKLINNYRTYEADSKALTTQDSLLDKAVNDVGRV, from the coding sequence ATGCTGCGTGGCCTGTATACTGCGGCTGTAGGAATGATTACAGAGCAAATACGCACTAATACTATTGCTAACAATTTAGCTAATGTTAATACTAATGGTTATAAAAAAGATGAAACTATCAGTGAGGAATTTCAGTCGGTATTATTACATCGAATTAATGATAGCACACAAAAAGGCAATATATTTGATTTGCAAAATATTGATACAGCGAGAAATTACCTTTTAAAAGGAACTGTTGCAGATACTGGCAGCGGTGAAGCTGTTATTGGATCTTTAGGACGCGGGGCTAAGATTGCTGAAATAGCAGTTATTCGTGACCAGGGACCTATGGAAAATACGGGAAATAAACTGGATTTGGCGATTACTGGACAGGGATATTTTGCTATTAATACACCGCAGGGAGTACGTTATACGCGTGATGGAAATTTTTATCGTTCAGCTGCGGGGCAGTTAGTGACGGCAAATAATCAGGCTGTTTTAAATACGTCAGGCGGGGCAATAAACCTGCCGGCTAATACTGATAATATTGCTATTGGAGCAGATGGAACTATTACGGCAAATGGTAATTCCTTAGGGAAAATTGAATTAGCAGGTTTTTCTGATCGGGGTGCATTATTAAAGGAAGGCGATAATTTATATCGGCCGCAAAAAGGTGCTAATCCACAAACTGCAACTGGTTCGATACAGCAGGGATGGTTAGAAAAATCTAATGTTAATGTTGCACGAGAGATGGTTAAACTGATTAATAATTATCGTACTTATGAAGCAGACTCGAAGGCTTTGACGACACAGGACTCCTTATTAGATAAGGCTGTTAATGATGTGGGTAGAGTATAA
- the mreB gene encoding rod shape-determining protein has translation MFGMSKDIGIDLGTANVLIYVKGKGIVLREPSVVAVDRDTNRILEIGEAARKMIGRTPGNIVAIRPLRDGVIADYDITEKMIQYFIEKVIGHSLISKPRIMICVPSKVTTVEKRAVQQAARQAGAASSYLIEEPMAAALGVGIDVSEPQGTMVIDIGGGTTDVAVISLGGIVVSESLRVAGDKFDEAIIKHIKANHNIMIGERTAEDIKMNVGTAIKGARSVEMDFRGRDLLSGLPKTIKLTSDEIAAALNKSVIAIVRCVKKTLEDTPPELAADIMDHGIIMTGGGAMLHGLDKLIQKETAIPTYLAEDPLSCVALGTGKALECLDKLTIRAKHRR, from the coding sequence ATGTTTGGAATGTCTAAGGATATTGGTATAGATTTGGGCACGGCCAATGTTTTGATATATGTAAAGGGAAAAGGCATTGTTTTACGTGAACCATCGGTTGTTGCTGTGGACAGAGATACTAATCGTATTTTGGAAATAGGTGAAGCGGCAAGAAAAATGATTGGACGTACTCCTGGCAATATAGTAGCAATAAGACCGCTGCGTGATGGAGTCATTGCTGACTATGATATAACGGAAAAAATGATTCAATATTTTATTGAAAAAGTCATTGGACACAGTTTGATTAGTAAACCACGTATTATGATCTGTGTTCCATCAAAGGTGACAACAGTTGAAAAGAGGGCAGTACAGCAGGCAGCAAGGCAGGCTGGAGCAGCTTCATCTTATTTGATTGAAGAACCTATGGCGGCAGCATTGGGAGTTGGCATTGATGTTTCGGAACCTCAGGGAACGATGGTTATTGATATTGGTGGAGGAACAACAGATGTTGCTGTTATAAGTTTGGGAGGAATAGTAGTCAGTGAATCTCTGCGGGTAGCAGGTGATAAATTTGACGAAGCGATAATAAAGCATATAAAAGCTAACCATAATATAATGATCGGTGAACGCACAGCAGAAGATATAAAGATGAATGTGGGCACAGCAATAAAAGGAGCTCGTAGTGTTGAAATGGATTTTCGCGGCAGAGATTTGCTGAGTGGACTGCCAAAAACGATTAAACTTACATCTGATGAAATCGCAGCGGCTTTAAATAAGTCGGTTATTGCAATAGTACGCTGTGTAAAGAAAACATTAGAAGATACACCACCAGAATTAGCTGCTGATATTATGGATCATGGAATAATTATGACAGGTGGAGGGGCTATGTTGCATGGACTGGATAAGCTTATCCAAAAGGAAACGGCAATTCCTACATATTTAGCAGAAGATCCTTTGTCATGTGTGGCATTAGGCACAGGAAAAGCACTGGAATGTCTGGATAAATTGACAATTCGGGCAAAGCATAGAAGATAA
- a CDS encoding GGDEF domain-containing protein gives MTNDECSILLELLTKRLAALIYDYDIVNDIMMLTDNDGNERTIEDYRKKMCRVQKIVVHPDFLAVLLSIYAGHSTESGPILLDISHRPSGKFSWYEIASKPFFDDNKHIMRTIGVIWKVNPPYNMIEEHIHFRSDQDPITGLLNVQGMKKAVDNYLSKSGRHFIHAVIMIQFCCIPPSDNSEDERKHVLSEYALNSFGQKIKSAFRSEDLQAYAGNKIFLIFMKNIKNDIMVKNKINDIEKILKLSNKSVCIPEADYYLGEAVYPTDGSCYEDLIKMAAEKIKKSKKNDSDE, from the coding sequence GATTATGATATTGTAAATGATATTATGATGTTGACAGACAATGATGGAAATGAACGTACGATTGAAGATTATCGTAAAAAAATGTGTAGAGTACAGAAAATAGTAGTGCATCCAGATTTTTTAGCAGTGCTTTTGTCGATTTATGCAGGCCATTCCACAGAATCAGGACCGATTTTACTTGATATTTCACATAGGCCATCGGGAAAATTTTCTTGGTATGAAATAGCTAGTAAGCCCTTTTTTGATGATAATAAGCATATAATGCGAACCATTGGTGTTATTTGGAAGGTGAATCCTCCTTATAATATGATAGAAGAACATATACATTTTCGTTCGGACCAGGATCCTATAACGGGATTGCTTAATGTACAGGGAATGAAAAAAGCTGTAGACAATTATTTGAGTAAAAGTGGCAGACATTTTATTCATGCAGTTATTATGATACAGTTTTGTTGTATTCCGCCTTCAGATAATAGTGAAGATGAAAGAAAACATGTATTGAGTGAATATGCTTTAAATAGTTTTGGACAAAAAATAAAAAGCGCATTCAGGTCAGAAGATTTGCAAGCTTATGCAGGCAATAAAATATTTTTAATATTTATGAAAAATATTAAAAATGACATTATGGTAAAAAATAAAATAAATGATATTGAAAAAATATTAAAATTGTCTAATAAATCAGTATGTATTCCAGAAGCTGATTACTATTTAGGTGAAGCAGTATATCCGACAGATGGTTCCTGTTATGAAGATCTAATAAAAATGGCAGCTGAAAAAATTAAAAAAAGTAAAAAAAACGATAGTGACGAATAA